A single window of Streptomyces sp. NBC_00464 DNA harbors:
- a CDS encoding amidohydrolase family protein: MNSPVISADSHVVEPVRLWSDRLERRFRDRAPRVHWDADRRGWFFTCDGLQPALINSLYVTDASPEEFADVSESGIEAARSGGNDPLARMKDMAQDGVSAEVLYPSLAMSLFWLRDAEFQRACFRAYNDWLAEFVSHAPDRLVGLGLISLWDAGEAVKELNRCRAMGLRGASIWASPAPEREFTGEANEPFWHAAQELGMPVSMHCLTGYRDSPKLFDYSTPLGRIQRNMGYPEEMQHSLTDLIFSGVLERFPRLQLVLAENDIGWVGYHLLHADRIYDKLGPVLDTTLTMPPSEYFRRQVHATFTDDEIGILTMRLLGSGNFLWGSDYPHYEGSWPHSQDLIARSFRDVPEEDRHQVLFRNCARLYGFDPAALNAE; encoded by the coding sequence ATGAACTCACCTGTCATCTCGGCGGACTCGCATGTCGTGGAGCCTGTCCGGCTGTGGTCCGACCGGCTCGAACGCAGATTCAGGGACAGAGCGCCTCGCGTCCACTGGGACGCCGATCGCCGTGGATGGTTCTTCACGTGCGACGGTCTCCAGCCCGCGCTGATCAATTCCCTTTATGTGACGGACGCGTCGCCCGAGGAGTTCGCCGACGTCTCGGAGTCGGGCATCGAAGCGGCCCGGTCGGGCGGCAACGATCCTCTCGCACGGATGAAGGACATGGCGCAGGACGGAGTGTCCGCGGAGGTCCTGTATCCGAGCCTGGCCATGAGCCTGTTCTGGCTGCGGGACGCCGAGTTCCAGCGGGCCTGTTTCCGGGCCTACAACGACTGGCTGGCCGAGTTCGTGAGTCACGCGCCCGACCGGCTCGTCGGCCTGGGCCTGATCTCGTTGTGGGACGCCGGCGAAGCCGTCAAGGAACTGAACCGGTGCCGTGCCATGGGTCTGAGAGGGGCCTCGATCTGGGCTTCTCCGGCACCGGAGCGGGAGTTCACGGGTGAGGCGAACGAGCCCTTCTGGCATGCCGCACAGGAGCTGGGGATGCCGGTCTCGATGCACTGCCTCACCGGCTACCGGGACAGCCCCAAGCTGTTCGACTACAGCACACCGCTGGGCCGCATCCAGCGGAACATGGGATATCCCGAGGAGATGCAGCACTCGCTCACGGACCTGATCTTCTCCGGAGTGCTGGAGCGCTTTCCCCGCCTCCAGCTCGTACTTGCGGAAAACGACATCGGCTGGGTCGGCTACCACCTGCTGCACGCCGATCGCATCTACGACAAACTCGGCCCCGTCCTGGACACCACGCTCACCATGCCGCCCAGCGAGTACTTCCGCCGCCAGGTCCACGCCACCTTCACCGATGACGAGATCGGCATCCTCACGATGCGTCTCCTCGGCTCGGGGAACTTTCTCTGGGGGAGTGACTACCCGCACTACGAGGGGAGTTGGCCGCACTCGCAGGACCTCATCGCGCGGTCCTTCCGTGATGTTCCCGAAGAGGACCGGCACCAGGTGCTGTTCCGCAACTGCGCCCGACTCTACGGATTCGATCCGGCAGCACTGAACGCAGAATGA
- a CDS encoding B12-binding domain-containing radical SAM protein, whose protein sequence is MSVDSSTAGPGTSTDVLLISASNYPALPIYPYAFVQVSAVAARNNLTTERLDLLRTPKHRWKEVLRQALDRTSPRIIGIHLRQVDSIFIWNYAESPLPGAPEVVRNSYWPVDDTEELMALLRSLTDVPVMVGGFGFSTQAQALMKRLRPDFGVVGEPDHVMARLDDVLAHRKLGEIANLAYPSGDEYSFGPRVFLPPADHTEYTEAVLDDLLAFYGADRSTGPVSAHVPVEIQRGCPYRCYFCTEPVVKGRQHRIRDLDVVMSDITFLADRGVSRIWLVCSEINIGSNALLFEMAERMRRLNRGRDRPVGWTCYLLPNPALDRDEIRMLLDAHFEPSWNQFASYHDDNLKQTRVPYRSRHAIQAQLYWLEEEEKYRREHGQPLPSRRLDMFLGNSYATAETVSATLRTVNELGLGERFDDSLITRATRVFDLGDGAIGESAASAYSVGPRGRLDEIDLLYPTFGYPPSLVGELGSNRAVDEFFAYVEETFLSRAFRATRDWPAFMTRVLSTGTLVPPVAGDAEALLRRVLATPSADGDAEDTANPGDLALTLVELITGTRPERTHAVFQAIGLPGYWEDPSRWSPYDVCSALGQRYDSIADLMQAVDDVTGTEGDPAPQLAVEYCVHANNVVLRPDYARLLFSA, encoded by the coding sequence ATGTCGGTCGACAGCTCGACGGCTGGTCCGGGGACCAGCACGGACGTTCTGCTCATCAGCGCCTCGAACTACCCGGCGCTGCCCATCTACCCCTACGCCTTTGTGCAGGTCTCGGCTGTCGCCGCACGGAACAACCTGACCACTGAACGTCTTGATCTCCTCCGCACGCCCAAGCACCGGTGGAAGGAGGTCCTGAGGCAGGCCCTGGACCGCACATCGCCGCGCATCATCGGGATCCACCTGCGCCAGGTGGACTCCATCTTCATCTGGAACTACGCCGAGAGCCCCCTCCCGGGCGCACCGGAGGTCGTACGCAACAGCTATTGGCCGGTGGACGACACCGAGGAACTCATGGCGCTGCTGCGCTCGTTGACCGACGTGCCGGTCATGGTGGGCGGGTTCGGCTTCTCCACACAGGCGCAGGCGCTCATGAAGCGGCTGCGCCCGGACTTCGGTGTGGTCGGCGAGCCGGACCACGTCATGGCCCGCTTGGACGACGTCCTCGCGCACCGGAAGCTGGGCGAGATCGCGAACCTCGCGTATCCCTCGGGCGATGAATACTCCTTCGGTCCAAGGGTGTTCCTGCCTCCCGCGGACCACACCGAGTACACCGAGGCCGTCCTGGACGATCTTCTCGCCTTCTACGGCGCGGACAGGAGCACCGGCCCGGTTTCCGCCCATGTCCCGGTCGAGATCCAGCGCGGCTGCCCGTACCGCTGCTACTTCTGCACGGAGCCGGTGGTCAAGGGCCGGCAGCACCGCATCAGGGACCTCGACGTGGTGATGTCCGACATCACGTTCCTGGCCGATCGCGGAGTGAGCCGGATATGGCTGGTCTGCTCAGAGATCAACATCGGCAGCAACGCCCTGCTCTTCGAGATGGCCGAGCGGATGCGAAGGCTCAACCGGGGGCGGGACAGGCCTGTGGGCTGGACCTGTTACCTGCTGCCCAACCCGGCGCTGGACCGAGACGAGATCCGGATGCTGCTGGACGCGCATTTCGAGCCGAGCTGGAACCAGTTCGCCTCCTACCACGACGACAACCTGAAACAGACGCGCGTGCCCTATCGGTCCCGGCACGCCATCCAGGCCCAGTTGTACTGGCTGGAGGAGGAGGAGAAGTACCGGCGCGAGCACGGACAGCCCCTGCCGTCCCGGCGCCTGGACATGTTCCTGGGCAATTCCTACGCCACCGCCGAGACCGTCTCGGCCACGCTGCGTACGGTCAACGAGCTCGGCCTCGGGGAACGCTTCGACGATTCCCTGATCACCCGCGCGACCCGGGTGTTCGATCTCGGTGACGGGGCGATCGGCGAATCCGCCGCATCCGCCTACTCCGTCGGCCCCCGGGGCCGGCTGGACGAGATCGACCTGCTCTACCCCACCTTCGGCTATCCGCCGTCGCTGGTCGGGGAACTGGGCAGCAATCGGGCCGTGGACGAGTTCTTCGCCTACGTCGAGGAGACCTTCCTCTCCCGGGCCTTCCGCGCGACACGCGACTGGCCCGCCTTCATGACCCGCGTTCTCTCCACCGGCACCCTCGTGCCGCCGGTCGCGGGCGACGCCGAAGCCCTCCTCCGACGCGTCCTGGCAACGCCCTCGGCCGACGGCGACGCCGAGGACACCGCCAATCCCGGAGACCTCGCACTCACGCTTGTCGAGCTGATCACAGGCACCCGCCCGGAACGGACGCACGCCGTGTTCCAGGCGATCGGCCTGCCCGGCTACTGGGAGGACCCGTCCCGCTGGAGCCCGTACGACGTCTGCTCAGCGCTCGGCCAACGGTACGACTCAATCGCCGACTTGATGCAAGCGGTCGATGACGTGACAGGAACCGAAGGCGATCCTGCCCCCCAACTGGCCGTGGAGTACTGCGTGCACGCCAACAACGTCGTGTTGCGTCCGGACTACGCACGCCTGCTGTTCTCGGCCTGA
- a CDS encoding amidinotransferase, with translation MEPWTGDPSSPDKETAGSPPVALSSYTEWDPLREVVVGSLAGGVFPSWQESMTHTLPEAAWRICREEGGQPFPAAHLKAAEGELDTLAGILESEGVTVVRPDIVSHRRPFRTPHWTSDGGLYAGMPRDLLMVVGDTVIEAPMSWRCRYHEGDAFRTLLKSWFRRGARWMPAPRPQLLDELYRTPGDAASPDAERWAVTEFEPVFDAADFLRFGEDVIVQRSHVTNEFGIDWVRRALGPEFTVSVVETNDPHAMHIDATFAPLAPGKLLVNPERYIPHPLFEGWEILPAPAPALPPDWPMYFCSPWVSMNVLSLDPETVVVERQEQPLIDALTAWGFRCVPVDFRHVYSFGGSFHCVTLDTVRDGGPGKYLAS, from the coding sequence ATGGAGCCTTGGACGGGCGATCCCAGCTCACCTGACAAGGAGACGGCCGGCAGCCCCCCTGTGGCGCTCAGCTCGTACACCGAGTGGGACCCCCTACGCGAGGTCGTCGTCGGGTCCCTGGCGGGTGGGGTGTTTCCCAGCTGGCAGGAGTCCATGACGCACACGTTGCCGGAAGCGGCGTGGCGCATCTGCCGGGAGGAAGGCGGCCAGCCGTTCCCGGCCGCCCACCTCAAGGCGGCCGAGGGCGAACTGGACACGCTGGCCGGCATCCTCGAATCCGAGGGCGTCACCGTGGTGCGCCCCGACATCGTCAGCCACCGGCGGCCCTTCCGCACGCCGCACTGGACATCCGATGGCGGCCTGTACGCGGGCATGCCCCGCGACCTGCTGATGGTGGTGGGCGACACTGTCATCGAGGCGCCCATGTCCTGGCGGTGCCGGTACCACGAAGGGGACGCATTCCGTACGTTGCTGAAGTCCTGGTTCCGGCGCGGCGCCCGCTGGATGCCGGCGCCCCGTCCGCAGCTGCTCGACGAGCTCTACCGGACACCCGGCGATGCGGCGTCTCCCGATGCGGAGCGGTGGGCGGTGACCGAATTCGAGCCGGTCTTCGACGCCGCCGATTTCCTGCGGTTCGGCGAGGACGTCATCGTGCAGCGCAGCCATGTCACCAACGAGTTCGGCATCGACTGGGTCCGGCGGGCCCTCGGACCGGAGTTCACCGTCTCGGTCGTCGAGACCAATGATCCTCACGCCATGCACATCGACGCCACCTTCGCTCCGCTGGCGCCCGGAAAGCTGCTGGTGAACCCCGAACGGTACATCCCCCACCCGCTGTTCGAGGGCTGGGAGATCCTCCCCGCCCCCGCCCCGGCGCTGCCGCCGGACTGGCCGATGTACTTCTGCAGCCCGTGGGTGAGCATGAACGTACTCTCCCTGGACCCGGAGACCGTCGTCGTGGAGCGCCAGGAGCAGCCGCTGATCGACGCGTTGACCGCCTGGGGGTTCCGCTGCGTGCCGGTGGACTTCCGGCATGTCTACAGCTTCGGCGGATCGTTCCACTGCGTGACTCTCGATACCGTGCGCGACGGGGGACCCGGCAAGTACCTGGCTTCGTGA
- a CDS encoding SDR family NAD(P)-dependent oxidoreductase: MSAGEQPRRVLVTGGASGIGASIARRFVRDGARVGVIDRDPVALAAFAETDPGVGLLLHTDVSEAADVTAAFATVDEEWGGVDVLCNNAGISIRSPFLDTTLEAWERTLRVNLTGVFLMAREAARRMVDAEGGVIVNTASVSGMVGMPRYAAYNASKAGVIELTRTMALELAPRVRVNAVCPGYVLTPMQRAEYSEDQLAEQAEVVPLKRLGDPAEIASLVAYLASRDAAFVTGQSFVIDGGETAGGLASAH, encoded by the coding sequence ATGTCCGCTGGGGAACAGCCACGCCGGGTGCTTGTCACGGGCGGAGCCTCGGGTATCGGCGCCTCCATCGCACGGCGCTTCGTACGGGACGGCGCCCGGGTCGGCGTCATCGACCGCGACCCCGTGGCGCTGGCGGCGTTCGCCGAGACCGACCCCGGGGTGGGGCTGCTGCTCCACACGGACGTGTCCGAAGCCGCAGACGTGACCGCGGCCTTCGCCACCGTGGACGAGGAGTGGGGCGGGGTCGACGTGCTGTGCAACAACGCAGGCATCAGCATCCGCAGCCCGTTCCTCGATACGACGCTCGAAGCGTGGGAGCGCACGCTCCGGGTGAATCTCACCGGAGTGTTCCTGATGGCCCGCGAGGCGGCCCGGCGCATGGTCGACGCGGAAGGCGGAGTGATCGTCAACACCGCTTCCGTCAGTGGGATGGTCGGCATGCCCCGCTACGCCGCCTACAACGCGAGCAAGGCCGGCGTCATCGAACTGACCAGGACCATGGCCCTGGAACTGGCGCCCCGCGTACGAGTGAACGCGGTGTGCCCGGGATATGTGCTGACCCCCATGCAGCGGGCCGAGTACAGCGAGGACCAGCTCGCCGAGCAGGCCGAGGTGGTTCCCCTGAAGCGCCTGGGGGACCCCGCGGAGATCGCCTCCCTGGTGGCCTACCTGGCATCCCGCGACGCAGCGTTCGTCACCGGCCAGTCCTTCGTGATCGACGGTGGCGAGACGGCTGGAGGACTGGCCAGCGCCCACTGA
- a CDS encoding DUF5132 domain-containing protein, whose translation MLPVVPPFLLGLLVAPLAKRVAKPVFQGVVKLSVGIALDARRAVHSAGEELRDLTAEALADEILADSVVETSGNSDAQAGQRKKHVAAAAKAH comes from the coding sequence ATGCTGCCTGTAGTTCCCCCCTTCCTGCTCGGGCTGCTCGTCGCCCCGTTGGCGAAGCGCGTGGCAAAGCCCGTATTTCAGGGCGTCGTAAAGCTGTCCGTGGGAATCGCCCTCGACGCCAGGCGTGCCGTGCACAGTGCGGGAGAGGAATTGCGTGACCTGACTGCCGAGGCTTTGGCGGATGAGATCCTGGCGGATTCGGTAGTGGAAACCTCCGGAAACAGCGACGCACAGGCGGGCCAGCGGAAGAAGCACGTCGCGGCCGCCGCCAAGGCGCACTGA
- a CDS encoding cupin-like domain-containing protein produces the protein MSRPDRAGGRTETDGDGQNPGQRMRAAGMTVLPVRRIAAGDVGALRRAVADRSGPVLCTGLTDRWGALATWNPAELRRRHSERQVTALVGLPDTGVLFPQDQHLYEKTLGFTEFVDIMLTTAPSAPCYLAYRRAHEIFDPADYDFGSLVPSSGRHPTDTRVWIGSAGTRSMLHSDLKDNLFCQVWGEKDVTLLDWRDSRAAYPFPDNLVNSQVDLGAPDLKRFPRLGRARFHHVRVGPGDLLYVPRGCWHDIRARTPSISINHWFGEPLGLAEYLRLLAVLGPDYWRSTARDFVVHGLLRRKESTRFFFSPASTGKRLYDALRSGNFSQDNDPSSTQ, from the coding sequence ATGAGCCGGCCTGACCGAGCGGGTGGCCGCACGGAGACGGACGGCGACGGACAGAATCCGGGTCAACGGATGCGGGCGGCCGGCATGACCGTGCTCCCGGTGCGGCGCATAGCCGCCGGGGACGTGGGCGCCCTGCGCCGAGCCGTCGCCGACCGCTCCGGCCCGGTGCTCTGCACCGGGCTCACGGATCGCTGGGGCGCACTGGCCACATGGAACCCGGCCGAGCTGCGCCGCCGGCACAGTGAACGGCAGGTGACCGCTCTTGTCGGTCTTCCTGACACAGGGGTGCTCTTTCCCCAGGACCAGCACCTCTACGAGAAGACGCTCGGCTTCACCGAGTTCGTCGACATCATGCTCACGACCGCTCCCTCCGCGCCCTGCTATCTCGCGTACCGCAGGGCCCACGAGATCTTCGACCCCGCCGACTACGACTTCGGCTCCCTCGTGCCGTCCAGCGGTCGGCACCCCACGGACACCAGGGTGTGGATCGGCTCGGCCGGCACGCGCTCGATGCTGCACTCCGACCTCAAGGACAATCTGTTCTGCCAGGTATGGGGCGAGAAGGACGTCACGCTGCTCGACTGGCGGGACAGCAGAGCCGCGTACCCCTTCCCCGACAATCTGGTCAACAGCCAGGTCGACCTCGGGGCCCCCGACCTGAAGCGGTTCCCACGACTCGGGCGAGCGCGCTTCCACCATGTACGGGTGGGGCCGGGCGATCTGCTGTACGTCCCGCGCGGCTGCTGGCACGACATCCGCGCACGCACCCCCTCCATCTCCATCAACCACTGGTTCGGGGAGCCGCTCGGCCTCGCCGAGTACCTGCGGCTGCTGGCTGTCCTCGGACCGGACTACTGGCGGAGTACAGCCCGCGACTTCGTCGTTCACGGACTGCTCCGCCGGAAGGAGTCGACCCGGTTCTTCTTCAGCCCTGCCTCCACCGGCAAGCGCCTGTACGACGCCCTGCGTTCGGGGAACTTCTCCCAGGACAACGACCCGAGCTCCACCCAGTAG